Proteins from one Microcoleus sp. FACHB-672 genomic window:
- a CDS encoding ATP-binding protein, with protein sequence MASIDLIIQREPNPFDAETFWSGNFWQEQQDPALTVESIHQDAVAEIEQLLAQVGGDNRTRTMMLEGETGSGKTYLLGRIKRILNPKAFFVYIEPFTASDYIWRHILRYTVDSLLEVPEGQEDSQLLIWLKGLSEFKQRSIIDLIRGDRQIFIRNLREAYPAGIYNAAEFFGVLYDLTNPKLSSLACEWLRGDDLDEDSLKLLRVQHSIETEDAAQKILANFGRIAAETQPIVLCFDQLDNIARLPDGGIDLQTLFSVNSVIHNQKLKNFLVMISIITDTWRQNSHRVQPTDKDRVDAVIKLKQITLDQSEALWKSRLHILHRQASSPPPSPIYPLTRQVLEEKFPGGKTRPRNVLILGRQLFQDCKVGLVRYDNPPIVPPENSHSEVSETVAPPVQMQPVVEESFDSLAAFKLVWLRKLNQTQQRISRIRQFSSPELIQMLAEALAALQVEEIQPRLLPSRTYASYSLSYQLPGHSERIGVVWSEDQNMTKFCNLIKICQEAVDEKLCQALHLIRFEGVGTPSNLGYKLYTQLFTESHHNHFMPDLFSVQYLATYHSLVNDAYSGDLVVGEQTPDLKELEALIRESKILHQCSLLQDLEIVPPLVISEENKAEWKPVEDFLLNRVLNQQCLARQRLIQETLNQFIQVNEVQVNLLIEHLCEENHKVKILDPQAKLEDQLVYAARTDE encoded by the coding sequence ATGGCATCTATCGATCTGATTATTCAAAGAGAACCTAACCCCTTTGACGCTGAAACGTTTTGGTCGGGTAACTTTTGGCAAGAACAACAAGATCCCGCCCTCACGGTAGAGTCAATTCATCAAGATGCTGTTGCTGAAATTGAACAACTTTTGGCTCAAGTTGGCGGGGATAATCGCACGCGCACAATGATGTTAGAAGGCGAAACCGGCTCTGGTAAAACTTATTTGTTAGGCCGGATCAAACGCATTCTGAATCCCAAAGCCTTTTTTGTCTATATTGAGCCATTTACTGCCAGCGATTATATTTGGCGGCACATTTTGCGGTATACGGTTGATAGTTTGCTGGAGGTGCCGGAAGGGCAGGAAGACTCTCAATTGTTAATTTGGCTGAAAGGTTTATCGGAGTTTAAACAGCGCAGTATTATCGACCTCATCCGAGGTGATCGGCAAATTTTTATTCGCAATCTGAGAGAAGCTTATCCTGCCGGTATCTACAATGCTGCTGAGTTTTTTGGGGTTTTATATGACTTAACCAATCCCAAATTATCTAGCCTCGCCTGTGAGTGGTTACGAGGTGATGATTTAGATGAGGATAGTTTGAAATTGCTGCGGGTGCAACATTCGATTGAAACCGAAGATGCTGCGCAGAAAATTTTAGCCAATTTTGGGAGAATTGCGGCAGAAACTCAGCCAATTGTGTTGTGCTTTGATCAATTAGATAATATTGCGCGTTTGCCAGATGGAGGCATCGATCTGCAAACATTGTTTAGTGTGAACTCAGTCATTCACAATCAAAAGCTGAAAAATTTTCTCGTCATGATCAGCATTATTACTGATACATGGCGGCAGAATTCTCATCGTGTTCAACCGACAGATAAAGATCGGGTTGATGCAGTGATTAAACTCAAACAAATTACCTTAGATCAATCGGAAGCACTTTGGAAAAGCCGGCTGCATATTTTACACCGGCAAGCGTCTTCCCCGCCTCCGTCTCCGATTTACCCGTTAACCAGGCAAGTGCTAGAAGAAAAATTTCCTGGGGGGAAAACGAGACCAAGAAATGTGCTGATTTTAGGCCGGCAGTTATTTCAGGATTGTAAAGTTGGATTGGTTCGTTATGACAATCCGCCCATTGTTCCTCCTGAGAATTCACATTCTGAAGTCAGCGAAACAGTAGCGCCTCCCGTTCAAATGCAGCCGGTTGTTGAGGAGTCTTTTGATTCATTAGCCGCATTTAAATTGGTATGGTTGCGGAAATTAAATCAAACTCAGCAGCGAATTTCTCGAATTCGTCAATTCTCTTCACCCGAATTAATTCAAATGTTGGCAGAAGCCTTGGCGGCGTTACAAGTTGAAGAAATTCAACCACGACTTTTGCCGAGTCGAACCTATGCCAGCTATTCCCTCAGCTACCAGCTTCCGGGTCATTCTGAACGAATTGGAGTGGTTTGGAGTGAAGACCAAAATATGACTAAATTTTGCAATTTGATCAAAATTTGTCAAGAAGCTGTGGATGAAAAATTATGTCAAGCTTTGCACCTAATTCGGTTTGAAGGCGTTGGGACTCCCAGTAATTTAGGATATAAACTTTACACGCAACTTTTCACGGAGTCTCACCACAATCACTTTATGCCAGATTTATTTTCTGTGCAGTATCTTGCGACGTATCACAGTTTAGTGAATGATGCTTATTCTGGGGACTTAGTTGTGGGTGAGCAAACACCTGATCTCAAAGAACTAGAAGCATTAATTCGCGAATCTAAAATTTTACACCAGTGTTCGCTTTTGCAAGATTTAGAAATTGTTCCGCCTCTGGTTATTAGCGAGGAAAATAAGGCAGAGTGGAAACCGGTTGAGGATTTTCTTCTGAATCGGGTGCTTAATCAGCAATGTTTAGCACGGCAGCGCTTGATTCAAGAAACCCTCAATCAGTTTATTCAGGTTAATGAAGTTCAAGTTAATCTTTTGATTGAACATTTGTGTGAGGAGAATCATAAAGTGAAAATTCTTGATCCGCAAGCCAAGTTAGAAGATCAATTAGTTTATGCAGCCAGAACAGATGAGTGA
- a CDS encoding helix-turn-helix domain-containing protein: protein MTGVLNLNITETREHLKTLLTQQKTAQGKERVQALYLLKIGQVKTVQDLAVALGRNRVTLQRWLQKYRSEGLDGLLEVKKSQGRKPAIPREVMEHLQMRLHESPAFQSYGEVKIWLQEQCGVQASYKVVHEAVRYRLKVNLKRAKPRSLRKAAGKLKD, encoded by the coding sequence ATGACAGGAGTTCTCAACTTAAATATTACAGAAACCCGCGAACACCTTAAAACACTGCTGACTCAGCAAAAAACTGCTCAAGGGAAAGAAAGAGTTCAAGCACTGTACCTCCTAAAAATTGGCCAAGTCAAAACGGTTCAAGACTTAGCAGTAGCACTAGGCAGGAATCGAGTCACCCTGCAGCGGTGGTTGCAAAAGTACAGATCCGAAGGACTCGACGGCTTGCTAGAGGTGAAAAAAAGCCAAGGCAGAAAGCCGGCGATTCCCAGAGAGGTGATGGAACATCTGCAAATGCGGCTGCACGAATCCCCGGCATTTCAAAGTTATGGAGAAGTCAAAATTTGGTTACAAGAACAATGTGGTGTCCAAGCTTCGTACAAAGTCGTGCATGAAGCCGTTCGTTACAGGCTCAAAGTGAACCTGAAACGCGCTAAACCCAGAAGCCTGAGAAAAGCTGCCGGTAAATTGAAAGATTAA
- a CDS encoding SDH family Clp fold serine proteinase translates to MSFSLFDLFWVFIAFASLQPAFQKRSLEFRRVQALKQFEQDRNSRVIFLIHRQESVSLLGIPLSRYISIEDSEQVLRAIRLTPPDVPIDLILHTPGGLVLATEQIARALIRHKAKVTVFVPHYAMSGGTMLALAADEIIMDENAVLGPVDPQLGNFPAASIIKVVEDKPISEIDDQTLIMADLSRKAIRQVQRFVRTLLEDNFPRQKIAPEDIDNIIEKLTTGQITHDCPITVEEATELGLPITAGLPTSIYSLMDLYPQPQGGRPTVQYIPMPYQPRPALPQPQSQPASSLKG, encoded by the coding sequence ATGAGTTTTAGTTTATTTGACCTGTTTTGGGTTTTTATCGCCTTTGCCTCCCTGCAGCCGGCATTCCAAAAACGTTCTCTAGAATTCCGTCGCGTCCAAGCACTTAAACAATTTGAGCAAGATCGCAACAGTCGCGTTATCTTCCTCATCCACCGGCAAGAATCTGTCAGCCTTCTCGGCATTCCCCTGTCGCGCTACATCAGCATCGAAGACTCAGAGCAAGTCTTGCGGGCGATACGCCTCACGCCGCCTGATGTCCCCATCGATCTGATTCTGCACACCCCAGGCGGCTTAGTTCTCGCCACCGAACAAATTGCGAGAGCGTTAATTCGCCACAAAGCCAAAGTTACCGTCTTTGTGCCCCACTATGCCATGAGTGGCGGCACCATGCTGGCACTTGCCGCCGATGAAATCATCATGGACGAGAACGCCGTTTTAGGGCCGGTTGATCCGCAACTCGGCAACTTCCCCGCCGCCAGTATTATTAAAGTCGTTGAAGACAAACCCATCAGCGAAATTGACGACCAAACGCTGATCATGGCAGACTTGTCGCGCAAGGCGATTCGCCAAGTACAGCGGTTCGTGCGGACTTTGCTAGAAGATAATTTCCCCCGGCAGAAAATTGCCCCAGAAGACATCGACAACATCATCGAAAAACTAACAACCGGCCAAATCACTCACGACTGTCCAATTACTGTTGAGGAAGCCACCGAACTGGGATTACCCATCACCGCCGGTTTACCCACATCCATTTACTCGCTCATGGATCTCTATCCCCAACCCCAAGGAGGCCGGCCAACCGTACAATACATTCCCATGCCTTATCAACCCCGTCCCGCCTTGCCCCAACCACAATCTCAACCGGCATCATCGCTGAAGGGTTAG
- a CDS encoding glycosyltransferase family 4 protein: MNILMLSSTFPYPPSRGGTELRTFNLLKYLNRHHHVTLVTQRHADVQDAEVEELRQWVSDLVIFPLPAAPQPQRGLIALSGKVGRFLTSMVKVTPPNVLYRYSPAMQAWVDNYLQTGHCDVITCEHSVNEIYIKPQFRNSVRTVVNIHSSVSGWVRSHLEMAASPYAVRDRLYLNLLLERYEKRYCSKFTQIVVTTKEDKSQVQKFSAGTPIEVIPNGVDLELYPYRSQDPSNHRLVFVGAMDASHNIDAAQFFVLEVLPVLQQRYPEATFSIVGTRPAPEVLALASRPGVTVTGNVPSIAEQLHQASICVIPLRTGYGIKNKTLEAMAAGVPVVSGDRGLEGLDVDISKPVKALRANRVEEYIAAISRLFEDGRLREQLSRNARALIETEYTWEAVGQRYEKVLSVVKC; the protein is encoded by the coding sequence ATGAACATTCTGATGCTTTCCTCTACCTTCCCTTATCCACCCAGCCGGGGGGGAACTGAACTCAGAACGTTTAACCTGCTCAAATATCTAAACCGGCACCATCACGTCACGCTGGTGACACAGCGCCACGCAGACGTTCAAGATGCGGAAGTTGAAGAACTGCGCCAGTGGGTCAGTGATTTGGTGATTTTTCCCTTGCCGGCAGCACCCCAGCCGCAACGAGGACTGATCGCCCTCTCTGGCAAGGTGGGACGCTTTCTCACTTCAATGGTTAAAGTGACACCGCCTAACGTCCTGTATCGCTACTCGCCGGCAATGCAGGCTTGGGTGGATAATTATCTGCAAACTGGCCACTGTGATGTGATTACTTGCGAGCATAGCGTGAATGAAATCTACATCAAGCCCCAGTTTCGTAACTCGGTTCGCACCGTCGTGAATATTCACAGTTCTGTTTCCGGCTGGGTTCGCAGCCATTTGGAAATGGCAGCTTCGCCCTACGCTGTGCGGGATCGCCTTTATCTCAATTTGTTATTAGAACGCTACGAAAAGCGCTATTGCTCTAAATTTACTCAAATAGTTGTGACTACAAAAGAGGATAAAAGTCAAGTTCAAAAATTCAGCGCCGGCACTCCCATTGAAGTAATCCCCAACGGCGTGGATTTAGAGCTGTATCCCTATCGATCTCAAGATCCCAGTAATCATCGCCTGGTGTTTGTCGGGGCGATGGACGCCTCCCACAATATTGATGCCGCCCAGTTTTTTGTCCTAGAAGTGCTGCCGGTGCTGCAACAGCGCTATCCTGAAGCGACATTTAGCATCGTGGGGACAAGACCGGCACCGGAGGTTTTGGCACTCGCCAGCCGGCCTGGAGTGACTGTAACGGGGAACGTCCCTTCCATTGCCGAACAATTGCATCAAGCCAGCATTTGCGTGATTCCGCTGCGAACCGGCTACGGGATCAAGAACAAAACCCTAGAAGCGATGGCAGCCGGAGTGCCGGTGGTGAGCGGAGATCGCGGATTAGAAGGGTTAGATGTTGATATCTCTAAGCCGGTCAAGGCATTGCGTGCGAACCGGGTAGAGGAGTATATTGCTGCCATCAGTCGGCTGTTTGAAGATGGCCGGCTCAGAGAGCAGCTGTCTCGCAATGCGCGAGCACTGATCGAAACGGAATATACTTGGGAAGCTGTCGGTCAACGCTATGAAAAAGTTTTGAGTGTTGTTAAGTGCTAG